The following proteins come from a genomic window of Gordonia westfalica:
- a CDS encoding sensor histidine kinase codes for MRLRTQVLLLQLAVLAVSLAVGFGLVIAGADDRVRDEYAQRALAIARSVAADTGVRAAVAANQGPAVDAARLADGPLQREATAVRQRTGALFVVIGNDQGIRLAHPEVAELAKPVSTDPSRALAGSDDVATDRGTLGESVRAKVPVVDARGRVVGFVSVGVSTEQLATETRSDIIATTLLALTALGIGALGSVMLTRRWRRLTLGLESDELAELVREQGAVLHSMADGVLAVDADGIVRVINDRARALLDIDAPAGTSAADLGLTPRVAAVLNTPTDEPLAATVSDRVVLVSSHRVHADGRDLGMVLSVIDRTDVEALSHEVDSIRSMGAALRAQRHETANRMHVLAGLLRHGHADEALAYLEELSGTGPDGALLDGLDNVREPHLHAFLDAKAAQARERRVTLRLGDQTWLQGTLTEPVVATSVLGNLIDNAIEAASGGAIEAASGTGTDAVVEVEVIADGHTLFISVADSGPGISFDDPDEVFAEGATTKPGDHVPGGRGMGLALARQVARRIGGDLWVADPGGERSPTPEHDPPGALFVARLPGVIAPVESDEGVSSNE; via the coding sequence ATGCGTTTACGGACGCAGGTGCTGCTCCTGCAGCTCGCTGTCCTCGCGGTCAGCCTCGCGGTCGGGTTCGGTCTCGTCATCGCCGGGGCCGACGACCGTGTCCGCGACGAGTACGCGCAGCGAGCCCTCGCCATCGCCCGGTCGGTGGCTGCCGACACCGGGGTCCGGGCCGCGGTGGCCGCCAACCAGGGCCCGGCCGTTGACGCGGCCCGGCTCGCCGACGGTCCGTTGCAGCGCGAGGCGACCGCGGTCCGACAGCGGACCGGTGCACTGTTCGTCGTGATCGGCAACGACCAGGGCATCCGGCTCGCCCACCCGGAGGTCGCGGAACTGGCCAAACCGGTGTCGACCGATCCATCCAGGGCGCTCGCAGGTTCCGACGACGTCGCGACCGACCGCGGCACCCTGGGTGAGTCGGTCCGAGCGAAGGTCCCCGTCGTCGATGCCCGCGGTCGCGTCGTCGGATTCGTGAGCGTCGGGGTCTCCACCGAGCAGCTCGCGACGGAAACCCGCAGCGACATCATCGCCACGACACTCCTGGCCCTGACGGCACTCGGCATCGGCGCACTCGGCTCGGTGATGCTGACCCGACGCTGGCGGAGGCTCACCCTGGGCCTGGAGTCCGACGAGCTCGCCGAACTCGTCCGCGAGCAGGGCGCCGTCCTGCACTCGATGGCCGACGGCGTCCTGGCTGTCGACGCCGACGGCATCGTGCGGGTCATCAACGACAGGGCCCGTGCCCTCCTCGACATCGACGCCCCTGCGGGTACGTCTGCCGCCGACCTGGGTCTCACCCCCCGCGTCGCCGCCGTCCTGAACACACCCACGGACGAACCCCTCGCCGCCACCGTCAGCGACCGCGTCGTCCTCGTCAGCTCGCACCGGGTACACGCCGACGGCCGCGACCTGGGGATGGTCCTGTCGGTCATCGACCGCACCGACGTCGAGGCCCTCAGCCACGAGGTCGACTCGATCCGATCGATGGGCGCCGCCCTCCGCGCGCAGCGGCACGAAACCGCCAACCGGATGCACGTCCTCGCCGGACTGCTGCGACACGGCCACGCCGACGAAGCGCTCGCCTACCTCGAAGAACTGTCCGGGACCGGCCCCGACGGGGCACTGCTCGACGGACTCGACAACGTCCGCGAACCCCACCTCCACGCCTTCCTCGACGCGAAAGCCGCCCAAGCGCGCGAACGCCGCGTGACGCTCCGCCTCGGCGACCAGACCTGGCTGCAGGGGACGCTCACCGAGCCCGTCGTCGCCACCAGCGTCCTCGGCAACCTCATCGACAATGCAATCGAGGCCGCCTCCGGCGGGGCAATCGAGGCCGCCTCCGGAACCGGCACCGACGCGGTGGTCGAGGTCGAGGTGATCGCGGACGGGCACACCCTCTTCATCTCGGTCGCCGACTCCGGCCCGGGAATCTCCTTCGACGACCCCGACGAGGTCTTCGCCGAAGGAGCCACCACCAAACCGGGCGACCACGTGCCCGGCGGCCGGGGAATGGGGCTGGCCCTCGCCCGGCAGGTCGCGCGACGGATCGGGGGAGACCTGTGGGTTGCCGACCCCGGTGGCGAACGGTCGCCGACACCGGAGCATGATCCGCCTGGCGCACTGTTCGTCGCCCGGCTCCCGGGCGTCATCGCGCCCGTGGAGTCCGACGAGGGAGTGAGCAGCAATGAGTGA
- a CDS encoding response regulator, whose amino-acid sequence MSEDLGVLIVDDDFRVAALHSTIVDAVRGFSVRARVGSVAEARRALADHPDIDLALLDVYLPDGSGIDLVADLDCDCFIVGAETDTSAVRTAMRAGALAYLIKPFDDADLARRLAGYAQYRRVLSGENVDQHAVDAALSALRFGTRAVDRSDSGSPTEQRILDLFVDPGTALFADDVSREVGIAAPTARRHLANLVAAGRLRMSLQYGTTGRPRQEYRLPKS is encoded by the coding sequence ATGAGTGAGGATCTGGGCGTCCTCATCGTCGACGACGACTTCCGGGTCGCGGCACTGCATTCGACGATCGTCGACGCCGTGCGCGGCTTCAGCGTCCGCGCACGAGTCGGCAGTGTCGCCGAGGCGCGACGCGCCCTCGCCGATCATCCCGACATCGACCTCGCGCTCCTCGACGTCTACCTGCCCGACGGTTCGGGCATCGACCTGGTCGCCGACCTCGACTGCGACTGCTTCATCGTCGGCGCCGAGACCGACACGTCCGCCGTTCGCACCGCGATGCGCGCCGGTGCGCTGGCGTACCTGATCAAACCCTTCGACGACGCCGACCTCGCCCGCCGCCTCGCCGGGTACGCCCAGTACCGGCGGGTCCTCAGCGGCGAGAACGTCGACCAGCATGCCGTCGACGCCGCGCTGTCCGCGTTGCGCTTCGGCACCCGCGCCGTCGACCGATCGGACAGCGGGTCGCCGACCGAACAGCGGATCCTCGATCTCTTCGTCGATCCCGGGACCGCGCTGTTCGCCGACGACGTCTCCCGGGAGGTCGGGATCGCGGCGCCCACCGCGCGTCGGCACCTCGCCAACCTCGTCGCGGCAGGCCGGTTGCGGATGTCGCTGCAGTACGGGACCACCGGGCGCCCTCGACAGGAGTACAGGCTCCCCAAATCGTGA
- a CDS encoding TrpB-like pyridoxal phosphate-dependent enzyme — protein MTTQVDATNPDLVTVGVPTHWYNLAAELETPIPPHLHPGTKEPVGPDDLAALFPSGLIAQEVSTEAYIEIPEPVREIYKMWRPSPLIRARRFEEALNTKARIYVKYEGVSPVGSHKTNSAVAQAYYNSLDGVTKLTTETGAGQWGSALAFAGAQFGIDVEVWQVRASYSSKPYRGFLIRTYGGTIHPSPSDLTESGRAMLAKDPNTTGSLGMAVSEAVEVAASNADTRYALGSVLNHVVLHQSVIGVEAVDQLNAVEPDGADVVFGCAGGGSNLAGLSFPFLREKLHGRSNPRVVAAEPAACPSITQGEYRYDHGDVAGLTPLLKMHTLGMDFVPDPIHAGGLRYHGMAPALSHTVELGLVQGVAITQHDAFSAGVQFARTQGIVPAPESTHAIAACAAHVADSDKEEVVVIGLSGHGQLDLPAYAEFLDGNF, from the coding sequence ATGACGACGCAAGTAGACGCCACCAATCCCGATCTGGTGACGGTCGGAGTACCGACGCACTGGTACAACCTCGCGGCTGAGCTCGAGACCCCGATCCCGCCCCATCTGCATCCAGGAACCAAGGAGCCGGTGGGCCCCGACGACCTCGCCGCGCTGTTCCCCAGCGGACTCATCGCGCAGGAGGTCTCCACCGAGGCCTACATCGAGATCCCCGAGCCGGTCCGCGAGATCTACAAGATGTGGCGTCCGTCGCCGCTGATCCGCGCCCGCCGCTTCGAGGAGGCGCTCAACACCAAAGCGCGCATCTACGTCAAATACGAGGGCGTCAGCCCGGTCGGCAGCCACAAGACGAATTCCGCTGTGGCACAGGCTTACTACAACAGTCTCGACGGCGTCACCAAGCTGACCACGGAGACCGGCGCCGGTCAGTGGGGTAGTGCGCTGGCGTTCGCGGGTGCGCAGTTCGGCATCGACGTCGAGGTGTGGCAGGTCCGCGCGTCGTACAGCTCGAAGCCGTACCGCGGCTTCCTGATCCGCACCTACGGCGGCACGATCCACCCGAGCCCCTCCGACCTCACCGAGTCGGGCCGGGCGATGCTCGCCAAGGATCCGAACACCACGGGCAGCCTGGGAATGGCCGTCAGCGAGGCCGTCGAGGTCGCCGCCTCCAACGCGGACACCCGCTACGCACTCGGCAGTGTGCTCAACCACGTCGTGCTGCACCAGAGCGTGATCGGCGTGGAAGCCGTCGATCAGCTCAACGCCGTCGAGCCGGATGGTGCCGACGTCGTGTTCGGTTGCGCTGGTGGCGGTTCCAACCTGGCCGGCCTCTCGTTCCCGTTCCTGCGGGAGAAGCTGCACGGACGGTCGAACCCGCGCGTGGTGGCCGCTGAGCCCGCCGCGTGCCCGTCGATCACCCAGGGCGAGTACCGCTACGACCACGGCGACGTCGCCGGTCTCACGCCACTGCTCAAGATGCACACGCTCGGAATGGATTTCGTCCCGGATCCGATCCATGCCGGTGGCCTGCGCTACCACGGCATGGCACCGGCACTGAGCCACACGGTGGAGCTCGGACTCGTTCAGGGCGTTGCGATCACCCAGCACGACGCGTTCAGTGCGGGCGTGCAGTTCGCACGGACGCAGGGCATCGTCCCGGCCCCGGAGTCGACGCATGCCATTGCCGCGTGTGCCGCCCACGTCGCCGACAGTGACAAGGAAGAGGTCGTGGTCATCGGCCTGTCGGGCCACGGCCAGCTCGATCTTCCCGCCTACGCGGAATTCCTCGACGGCAACTTCTGA
- a CDS encoding DUF429 domain-containing protein: MTPAMRTVGVDLSASPAKTAVAVLDWFDDRAELVELVVGADDAEIRRLVAGATRVGIDSPFGWPDDFVEFVLAHHRQGLGAGRRLDDIANRRPLALRRTDLWIAESDLGRPLSVSADQIAHVAFRCAGLLADLGVDDRVNGWAVEAYPAGALKRWGLTSRGYKRAANRTVLTGLADALRTAAPWLHLGEWQGQMCSDDDAFDAVVTALIARAAELGHISLPSAQDMPVALREGWIHVPDCELDQLISAG; encoded by the coding sequence ATGACCCCGGCGATGCGGACGGTCGGTGTCGACCTGTCCGCATCGCCGGCCAAGACCGCGGTCGCGGTCCTCGACTGGTTCGACGACCGAGCCGAACTGGTGGAGCTGGTCGTCGGAGCCGATGACGCCGAGATCCGACGCCTCGTCGCCGGTGCGACGCGCGTCGGGATCGACTCACCCTTCGGCTGGCCGGACGACTTCGTGGAATTCGTTCTCGCGCACCATCGTCAGGGATTGGGCGCCGGTCGTCGGCTCGACGATATCGCGAACCGACGCCCGCTCGCGCTGCGTCGAACCGACCTGTGGATCGCCGAATCCGATCTCGGCCGGCCGCTCAGCGTGTCGGCCGACCAGATAGCCCACGTCGCGTTCCGGTGCGCCGGTCTGCTCGCCGACCTCGGCGTCGACGATCGCGTCAATGGCTGGGCGGTCGAGGCCTACCCGGCCGGAGCACTCAAACGCTGGGGACTCACCTCGCGCGGCTACAAGCGAGCCGCCAACCGAACTGTGCTGACCGGACTGGCCGATGCGCTGCGCACTGCCGCGCCGTGGCTGCATCTCGGCGAGTGGCAGGGCCAGATGTGCAGCGACGACGACGCTTTCGACGCCGTCGTCACCGCGCTGATCGCGCGTGCGGCCGAGCTGGGACATATATCCCTGCCGTCCGCGCAAGACATGCCGGTTGCGTTGCGGGAGGGGTGGATCCACGTGCCCGACTGCGAGCTGGACCAGCTCATCTCCGCCGGTTGA
- a CDS encoding GNAT family N-acetyltransferase: MTIDVRPATIFADIATMVGPKKPTSNVCWCLSYRIPSKQNRALVREQRGEYVKELCDSGVPLGVLAYEMTDDGEDVVGWAAVSPRADTTFARNRKIPHVDDLPVWSAWCLRVRPGHRQKGISHALLEGAVEFARSHGAPAIEGYPVDNHGEKVDLTMAYVGTRGVFEKAGFEWAADTTSVLDGFPRVLMRKSLG, from the coding sequence ATGACGATCGACGTCCGGCCCGCGACGATCTTCGCCGACATCGCGACGATGGTCGGGCCCAAGAAGCCGACTTCCAACGTGTGCTGGTGTCTCAGTTACCGCATTCCCAGCAAACAGAACCGGGCACTGGTCCGCGAGCAGCGCGGTGAGTACGTGAAAGAGTTGTGCGACAGCGGGGTTCCGCTCGGGGTGCTGGCCTACGAGATGACCGACGACGGCGAGGACGTGGTCGGCTGGGCAGCGGTCTCCCCGCGGGCCGACACCACCTTCGCCCGCAACCGCAAGATCCCGCACGTCGACGACCTCCCGGTGTGGTCCGCGTGGTGCCTCCGCGTCCGACCCGGCCACCGCCAGAAGGGGATCTCGCACGCGCTCCTCGAGGGAGCTGTCGAATTCGCCCGGTCGCATGGGGCGCCGGCCATCGAGGGGTATCCCGTCGACAATCACGGGGAGAAGGTCGATCTCACGATGGCCTACGTCGGCACCCGCGGGGTGTTCGAGAAAGCCGGGTTCGAGTGGGCGGCCGACACCACCTCTGTACTGGATGGGTTCCCGCGGGTGCTGATGCGGAAGTCGTTGGGGTAA
- a CDS encoding TetR/AcrR family transcriptional regulator, producing MPPTNKGRQTEAAFLDAARRCFADLGYLNTKISDIAAAAGRSTGSFYNYYDNKDQLLEALLDQFSDEVVEGSLATRHADPEAGVRAAVTAYWSTYKKYLPEIIGLFQMSMLDDEFRDRWHANRASGIKQVLAGLHSAERAGYDVGLPLEPLASALVNTLESSCWSWLAVRGGVVGSIPDDETAIDILTTIWYRTVYRSGPHIRR from the coding sequence GTGCCGCCGACGAACAAGGGACGACAGACCGAGGCCGCGTTTCTCGACGCGGCGCGACGTTGCTTCGCCGACCTGGGCTACCTGAACACCAAGATCTCCGACATCGCCGCGGCCGCCGGGCGCTCCACGGGCTCGTTCTACAACTACTACGACAACAAGGATCAGCTCCTCGAGGCGCTGCTGGACCAGTTCAGCGACGAGGTGGTCGAGGGCTCCCTGGCCACGAGGCACGCCGACCCGGAGGCGGGCGTGCGGGCAGCCGTCACCGCCTACTGGTCGACGTACAAGAAGTACCTGCCCGAGATCATCGGCCTGTTCCAGATGTCCATGCTCGACGACGAGTTCCGGGATCGCTGGCACGCGAACCGCGCGTCGGGGATCAAACAGGTGCTGGCGGGACTGCACAGCGCGGAGCGGGCCGGATACGACGTCGGCCTCCCACTCGAGCCGCTTGCGTCGGCGCTGGTGAACACGCTCGAGTCCTCGTGCTGGTCCTGGCTGGCCGTCCGCGGAGGTGTCGTCGGGTCCATCCCCGACGACGAGACGGCGATCGACATCCTCACCACCATCTGGTACCGCACGGTGTACCGGTCAGGCCCACACATCCGACGCTGA
- a CDS encoding homogentisate 1,2-dioxygenase has translation MESFIQHRKGRTPRQVHRDLEDLKDDELGRYGFTGRTAHLYRRNDPTQFRAVGTHTGVDRFVTELTPTDQIDPSGEPLLMFYNDDCRISLSRRGQAARFWFRPVDGDELIFVHEGSGYFETEFGRLPYRPGDYVYIPKGCTYRQIPDDESLLLIIEAVDEYRVPEPGVLGRFFPFDSSLVGVPEAEVFEGDGRDEYEVRFRQREGQTTLFYPFHPLDVEGWRGDLFPFTFNISDYDVITSESVHLPPTVHLFMQATGVYVMNFLPRPAEARKGAERLPWYHRNTDFDEIAFFHGGSMFGIGMPPGLISHAPQGIHHGIPEKARERSRRKFDEFERVEWKVIAIDTRRRLIATPVMTESAPAAVEEGARA, from the coding sequence GTGGAATCGTTCATCCAGCACCGGAAAGGTCGCACGCCGCGACAGGTCCACCGCGACCTCGAGGACCTCAAGGACGACGAGCTCGGTCGCTACGGGTTCACCGGTCGCACCGCCCATCTCTACCGGCGCAACGACCCCACGCAGTTCCGCGCCGTCGGTACCCACACCGGCGTCGATCGCTTCGTCACCGAGCTCACGCCGACCGATCAGATCGACCCGTCGGGTGAGCCGCTGCTGATGTTCTACAACGACGACTGCCGGATCTCGCTGAGCCGCCGCGGTCAGGCCGCGCGGTTCTGGTTCCGGCCGGTCGACGGTGACGAGCTGATCTTCGTCCACGAGGGCAGCGGTTACTTCGAGACCGAGTTCGGCCGGCTGCCCTACCGGCCGGGTGACTACGTCTACATCCCCAAGGGCTGCACCTATCGGCAGATCCCGGACGACGAGTCGCTGCTGCTGATCATCGAGGCCGTCGACGAGTACCGGGTTCCCGAGCCGGGCGTGCTCGGACGGTTCTTCCCGTTCGATTCGTCGCTCGTCGGTGTTCCCGAGGCCGAGGTCTTCGAGGGCGATGGACGCGACGAGTACGAGGTCCGCTTCCGCCAGCGCGAGGGGCAGACGACGCTGTTCTATCCCTTCCATCCGCTCGACGTCGAGGGCTGGCGCGGGGATCTGTTCCCGTTCACCTTCAACATCTCCGACTACGACGTCATCACCTCCGAATCGGTGCATCTCCCGCCGACCGTGCACCTGTTCATGCAAGCCACCGGCGTGTACGTGATGAACTTCCTGCCGCGTCCGGCCGAGGCCCGCAAGGGAGCCGAGCGGCTGCCCTGGTACCACCGCAACACCGACTTCGACGAGATCGCGTTCTTCCACGGCGGCAGCATGTTCGGGATCGGCATGCCGCCCGGCCTGATCTCGCATGCGCCGCAGGGCATCCACCACGGCATCCCGGAGAAGGCCCGCGAGCGGTCGCGCCGCAAGTTCGACGAGTTCGAGCGCGTGGAGTGGAAGGTCATCGCGATCGACACGCGTCGTCGTCTCATCGCGACGCCGGTCATGACCGAGTCGGCACCGGCCGCCGTCGAGGAAGGGGCACGGGCATGA
- a CDS encoding alpha/beta fold hydrolase gives MTSTLPRHEYERIPYLVVFDDTSAYKDTYGGVTESVVLESYLLKPVGVPSKNVIVFMHPIGGGAYLPMTNALARAGHHVIYCNSRYRGVDSALIMEKVVQDLGACVKDAKERLGYEKVILAGWSGGGALSLYYQQQAQHATVTETPAGESPDLTRLDLPAADGMMLLAAHVSRHGTLTEWMDPSILDETDPDKRDPELDLYNPANPNQPPYTAEFLERYRAAQIDRNRRITAWVKEQLADLRDRGEPLMERGFIVHGTMADPRWLDLSVDPSDRKLGCYLGDPRIVNMGPVGLARFTTLRSWLSQWSYDDAHGDGPRCAADLEVPTLVIGNSADNACTPSHTHRLFDAVGHPDKTLHTITGATHYYSGREQIPHLKEAVGIITSWMGERGWTN, from the coding sequence ATGACGTCGACGTTGCCGCGCCACGAGTACGAGCGCATCCCCTACTTGGTCGTCTTCGACGACACGTCGGCCTACAAGGACACCTACGGCGGCGTCACCGAGAGCGTCGTGCTGGAGAGCTACCTTTTGAAGCCCGTCGGCGTGCCGTCGAAGAACGTCATCGTCTTCATGCACCCGATCGGCGGCGGCGCCTACCTGCCGATGACCAACGCACTGGCACGGGCGGGGCATCACGTCATCTACTGCAACAGCCGGTATCGCGGCGTCGACTCTGCCCTGATCATGGAGAAGGTCGTCCAGGACCTCGGTGCCTGCGTGAAGGACGCCAAGGAACGACTCGGCTACGAGAAGGTGATCCTGGCCGGCTGGAGCGGTGGCGGTGCGCTGTCGCTGTACTACCAGCAGCAGGCGCAGCACGCGACGGTCACCGAGACCCCGGCCGGTGAGTCGCCTGATCTCACCCGACTCGATCTCCCCGCGGCCGACGGCATGATGCTGCTCGCCGCCCACGTCTCCCGCCACGGAACGCTGACCGAGTGGATGGATCCATCGATCCTCGACGAAACCGACCCGGACAAGCGGGATCCCGAGCTGGATCTCTACAACCCGGCCAACCCCAACCAGCCGCCGTACACGGCGGAGTTCCTGGAGCGGTACCGGGCCGCGCAGATCGATCGCAACCGCCGGATCACCGCGTGGGTCAAGGAACAACTCGCCGATCTTCGCGACCGCGGTGAGCCGTTGATGGAACGCGGGTTCATCGTCCACGGTACCATGGCCGACCCGCGGTGGCTGGACCTCTCCGTCGACCCGAGCGACCGGAAACTCGGTTGCTACCTGGGGGATCCGCGCATCGTCAACATGGGGCCGGTCGGCCTGGCGCGGTTCACGACGCTGCGAAGTTGGTTGTCGCAGTGGAGTTATGACGACGCCCACGGCGATGGCCCGCGCTGCGCCGCCGATCTCGAGGTGCCGACGCTGGTCATCGGCAACTCGGCCGACAACGCGTGCACGCCCAGCCACACCCACCGGCTCTTCGACGCCGTCGGCCACCCGGACAAGACGCTGCACACGATCACCGGTGCGACACACTACTATTCGGGCCGCGAGCAGATCCCGCACCTCAAGGAGGCGGTAGGCATCATCACGAGCTGGATGGGGGAGCGGGGCTGGACCAACTGA
- a CDS encoding type IV toxin-antitoxin system AbiEi family antitoxin domain-containing protein, with amino-acid sequence MDYAQLTERFGGVVSTRQLLESGETTADIRRAVESGVIHRIRRGWFRMPDADPEIVAIVSDDAVVSCATALRRHGLWIPESPVESHSRVTRYERRRSPDRCRRHGRPTPARAAIDDVATALQYAARCFDEEGFVILCDSALHHGKLDLDDLRAEFRLAPLAIRNAIEKCNRLAASGTETAARLRLKSAGLRVEVQHQVPGVGWIDLLVGERLAIELDSRAHHTGEEDYERDRVRSRKLIPLGYLPMRLTYAQVFGHWETTYADIADTVRKGYHRNRAAAGNRP; translated from the coding sequence ATGGACTACGCGCAGCTCACCGAACGCTTCGGAGGTGTCGTGTCGACCCGCCAGTTACTGGAATCCGGTGAGACCACGGCTGACATCCGACGCGCCGTCGAATCCGGTGTCATCCATCGAATCCGACGCGGGTGGTTCCGGATGCCCGACGCCGATCCCGAGATCGTCGCGATCGTCTCCGACGACGCCGTCGTATCGTGCGCAACCGCTCTTCGACGCCACGGGTTGTGGATACCCGAGAGTCCCGTCGAATCCCATTCGCGCGTGACGCGTTACGAACGACGCCGATCCCCCGATCGTTGCCGACGCCACGGCCGCCCGACTCCGGCGCGTGCGGCCATCGACGACGTCGCGACAGCGCTCCAGTACGCCGCACGATGCTTCGACGAGGAGGGCTTCGTCATCCTCTGCGACTCAGCACTTCACCACGGCAAGCTGGATCTCGACGACCTCCGAGCCGAGTTCCGACTCGCACCGCTCGCGATCAGGAACGCCATCGAGAAGTGCAACCGGCTCGCGGCGTCGGGAACCGAGACCGCTGCACGACTGCGGCTGAAGAGTGCCGGGCTGCGCGTCGAGGTGCAGCATCAGGTGCCCGGTGTGGGTTGGATCGATCTGCTCGTCGGTGAGCGGCTCGCGATCGAGCTCGACAGCCGGGCCCACCACACCGGCGAGGAGGACTACGAACGCGACCGGGTCAGGTCCCGCAAACTCATCCCGCTGGGTTACCTACCGATGCGGCTCACCTACGCGCAGGTGTTCGGTCACTGGGAGACCACCTACGCCGACATCGCGGACACAGTCCGGAAGGGCTACCACCGCAACCGCGCCGCAGCTGGAAACCGCCCCTGA
- a CDS encoding acyl-CoA synthetase codes for MLLPTLTPTAPDDPDVIRIGEDRLSREDLVGAATAVAERIAGARTVAVLAHPTVETVLALVGGLIAGVPVVPVPPDSGPREFAHILADSGAQAWLGQAPADATLPVVPVRRYAKSWHRHPEPHADSTALILYTSGTTGLPKGVPITRQAIAEGLDALADAWLWTADDTLAHGLPLFHVHGLILGVLGPLRRGGRLIHTEKPTAAGYAHAAEAGASMFFGVPTVWSRVGAEPEAARTLAGARILVSGSAPLPVPVFERVRELTGHEIVERYGMTETLITLSTRVDGERRPGWVGLPLVGVETRLREGDTDVPHDGESVGDLHVRGPMMSSGYLNRPDATAESWLDDGFFATGDVAVIDPDGMHRIVGRRATDLIKSGGFRIGAGEIETVLLAHPAVREVAVVGVPDDYLGQRIVAYVVGDDVADTELIEFVAGELSNHKRPREVRFVESLPRNAMGKVQKKLLS; via the coding sequence GTGCTGCTGCCGACGTTGACCCCCACCGCACCGGATGATCCCGACGTGATCCGGATCGGCGAGGATCGACTGTCGCGGGAGGATCTGGTGGGAGCGGCGACCGCCGTCGCGGAACGGATCGCCGGTGCACGCACCGTCGCGGTCCTGGCACACCCGACGGTCGAGACCGTGCTCGCGCTGGTCGGGGGCCTGATCGCCGGAGTGCCGGTGGTCCCGGTGCCGCCCGACTCCGGTCCGCGCGAGTTCGCGCACATCCTGGCCGATTCCGGGGCGCAGGCGTGGTTGGGGCAGGCTCCCGCCGACGCCACGTTGCCCGTCGTTCCCGTCCGGCGCTACGCGAAGTCGTGGCACCGGCATCCCGAACCCCACGCCGATTCGACGGCCTTGATCCTCTACACCTCCGGCACCACCGGGCTGCCCAAGGGCGTGCCGATCACCCGGCAGGCGATCGCCGAGGGACTCGACGCTCTCGCCGACGCCTGGCTGTGGACCGCCGATGACACTCTCGCGCACGGCCTCCCGCTCTTCCACGTGCACGGACTGATCCTGGGTGTCCTCGGACCGCTTCGTCGAGGCGGCCGTCTCATCCACACCGAGAAGCCCACCGCCGCGGGTTACGCCCACGCCGCCGAAGCCGGCGCGAGCATGTTCTTCGGGGTCCCGACCGTCTGGAGTCGCGTCGGCGCCGAACCCGAGGCAGCCCGAACCCTCGCCGGCGCACGCATTCTCGTCTCGGGCAGTGCACCGCTGCCGGTACCCGTCTTCGAGCGGGTCCGCGAACTCACCGGCCACGAGATCGTCGAGCGCTACGGCATGACCGAAACCCTGATCACCCTCAGCACCCGCGTCGACGGTGAGCGCCGCCCCGGCTGGGTCGGGCTGCCCCTCGTGGGCGTCGAGACCCGGCTCCGGGAGGGCGACACCGACGTGCCCCACGACGGCGAATCCGTCGGTGACCTGCACGTGCGGGGTCCGATGATGTCGTCGGGCTACCTCAACCGGCCCGACGCGACCGCCGAATCGTGGCTCGACGACGGCTTCTTCGCCACCGGGGATGTCGCCGTCATCGATCCCGACGGCATGCACCGCATCGTCGGCCGTCGGGCCACCGACCTCATCAAGTCCGGCGGCTTCCGCATCGGTGCCGGGGAGATCGAGACCGTGCTCCTGGCGCATCCGGCCGTGCGCGAGGTCGCGGTGGTCGGCGTTCCCGACGACTACCTCGGCCAGCGCATCGTCGCTTACGTGGTGGGCGACGACGTCGCCGACACCGAGCTGATCGAGTTCGTCGCCGGCGAGTTGTCCAATCACAAACGGCCGCGCGAGGTCCGCTTCGTCGAGTCGCTACCCCGCAACGCGATGGGCAAGGTGCAGAAGAAGCTGCTGAGCTGA